Part of the Phocoena phocoena chromosome 8, mPhoPho1.1, whole genome shotgun sequence genome, GAAACATTATGCTGAAACGAAAaatagccagacacaaaagagtacagactgtatgattccatttatattctaGGACAAGCAAGCCTAAATTTTCATAACATTAGGTTTCTCAGTGGTTGTCTGGGGCCAGAGGTGATATGAAAAAGATATTGACTGCAAAGGGGCATGAGAAGCCTTCTgttgtgatggaaatgttctgcaaGTTGGTTGGGATTATGGTTATACTGGTGTGTACATTTATCGAAAAATGTGTAcacattgaactgtacacttaaaatgggtgcacTTTACTGTATGTAACTTACACCTTAATAAGTTgatttataaagtttaaaatagatttaaaattaatCCTAAAATTGAATCTTCAAACTAAAACAATCATTTACTTAACTTTCGAATCAGTATTCTAACTGTATATACTTAATGGGACATGATCTTGAGACAGAAAGTACTGTGAAGAAATACTTAACTTTActtggtggttttgtttttgaaagaggTTGTGTTACAGTATTTTCGGATAGAACTAATAAGTAAATATGTTGATGTATCAATAGTTGTGAACTGGGATTCTGACGgtaggaaaagggaaataaatgtgaAATGGAGGAAGGTGAGGAATACTACATTAGATTTGAGTTAGAGTTGtcattatgaactcatgtttttaaaaagacatgtatTTCCTAGCTTTGTCCACTTAAAGGGCCTAGAAGCAGTGACACCTCAGGCATTGAATACACCtgacacccagatcttggtttcaaaATGCCACTGCCCACTAAAAAACCCCTAGTGGAAATGGTTGATTTCAGGTGTGGTacagggttaaaaaaaacaaggtgAACCTGAAGCATCTTGTTCTAGGAGGTAAAAATGTGTCTGAGCACCAAGGAGGATATGTCAAAAGGAAACAAGATTGAAGGGACActataaattaaatatgaagagTCTACGATGATATTTTTTTAAGCATAAcgtatatacattaaaaaacgttagtatatattttatatattatatttaagtaCGTATGTagataagagagagaaaaggggggaaaagctaatttttattttatagaagaatGCTAACTTTTAAATATGGAAGGTAGTGTAATTAGAACACTACTGTTTCTAATCTTCAGTgcaataattgaaatgaagatCATGAATGCAGGGTGTTTGAAACCATTGGCTGTTGGGACAAGATACTGACACTGTCTTAAGTAACACCTCACAATTGCATACttatttcaaagagaagaaataactaCATTGAGAGATCTGACAGTACCTTAACCACTTCAAGTTTAGCATCACCAGTGAGACAGACTGACATTATGTGTGTCCTCATGAGTGCAATAAGAATTACGAAGCATCATTATGTATTTCTCATGAAGTAGcaatcagacaaatccagaatTTGGGACAGCGTACATTCAACTGACTTCAACTGACATTCAACTGActcctcaaaataaaaagtccaTGTCCATGGAGTCAGCAAAAGGGGTTTGGCATTAGAGGCAGAGTGGAGGCAGTGTTCTAAATGTAAAGAGACATAACCAAATGTAATTGTTGAATTTTGATTGAATCCTACAGAAagctttaaaatatcaaacattttGACAATTGAGGAAAATTGGAATGTGACCTCTGTATTACATGTTATAATGACAGTGTTGAATTTCTTCAAGTCTAATAATGATACTTGGTTATACAGCTGAATGTCCTATTCCTAGGAGATGCaactgaattatttaaggataCAGTTTCATGATGTCCACAAGTTATTTTCAAGTAGATTAAAAGAAAGgagtatatatgtctgtgtataaagataaaacaaatataacaaaatgttaacagttgttaAAACTTAAGTGATGGGTATACAGGTTATTCATTGTACTGTTTCAGTTTTTCTGTgggtttaaaatattcagaataaaaatCAAGGGGAGAAAAATATCTTGTTCTGAATTACTCTCAAGATGTATAAGCTTGAAATTTTCTAGAAGAGTTATTGGGAAATAGTGTtaattttcaattcatttgaaCTGTCTACTATATTCCAGAGACTGTTAGAATTAGAGGGACTTTAGAGATTATCCTATCTGGGTCCCTTATTCATACAGGTGAGGAAATAAGTCCAACAGTAATAGAGTCACTTACTGAAATCACATGGTAAGCCAGTAGTAGCACTTGGACAGTGAATTCAGCTCTCCTATTTTCCAGGATATTGCTCTTCCCAATGTACCATGCTACCTCTTCCAGTAAAAGGACTTTGTTGTAGGTAAAGTTGAACTAAGAAAAATactgtgtattatttttcttcccagtgTGTCTTCAGTATGTTCCCCCGCATTTTGACAGTATTGTCAGACTGTGTTTGATCTCTTGATCTGTAGGTCAGGAATTTAGTCAAAGACTTATGCTACTTTTGATAATTGCTCTCCTAGAAATTTTTTGATCATCTGGTTTGAGCTctgttttttgtcatttatttttatcatcctcTAGTTTAAGCTATGAAGAAGGACATCCTTCTCACTCTGAAGCAGATCTCCTTCAGAGACAGACTTTTGCAGCCTCTCATCAGCTTCCTGGATATGCTGCCACACCTCAGCCAACCGGTAAAAATTCTCTTATGAAATATACCACAAATCTGGGTACATTTagtgaataagaagaaaaatcaatcttCACATGTTGGGTTATGAAAGTATACGGAACATAACAGTCTCATGggaaatgttaaaatgaaaatgagattaAAAGCTTTGTCTTTTACTGCTAGGGAATATCTGTATAATTAGTAGGGAGATCTCTTTTTCATGCATCTCTgtagattttaaattataattatgcttgagcaaattaatatttgttgctATTCATAATAAAACAGTTTAGGGTTGTAGAACTTCTGGCCTCAAATGTCAgagattcctttttaaaataggaTCCggaatatcattttatattaacatatatttttactttgggATACATTTTATCTTCAAATGTAGGTCTTTCTGGAATATTTGATACTAGTGTGAACAATGCCAGCACTAACACTAAAGAATCTTCAGTGATGAATTTTCTCTCTGCTGTTGAATCCCGAACTGCTCAGGCTGCTTCTTCAGGAACTACTCTTTTACCACAATTCAGGGCCCCATCCTGGCAGACAGGTGATTCTTTGTTCTCAGAATTTTTAAgtcctttaaaaatatggataaaatTTCACTTTTGATAATCTTGTCATTATAGTAGTGTGGCTGAGAGTGATGTTAATTATTGATTTTCCAGTGAACTTTAAAACCTGgaatttttcactattttaaggTGGACAAAATTCAAGAAATTGTTACTAGCAGAAATTCGGTTTTAGCACTCTGATGAAAACTAGCAAGTTGAAGAAGGTAGGTAATTGTTAAAGATAAATCCTAGATATCAAGTTTTTATCTAGCAATTTAAGTAGTTACTTGTTTACTTGAGAGGAGgaaagattaaatttttttttcctatttcaccTTTAtagaggtgtaattgacatataaaactgtaagatatttaaggtgtacattgtggtgatttgatatacatttacattttgaaagaatCCCCACATCTGGTTAATTAACACAGCTATCacttcacatatttatcttttgtgGGGGGCAGTTGGTGAAagattaaatttcatttcttttagtgaCTTTGGGCTGGATAGGTGTGgtatagtaaaaaaaaacaatcttgGAACTGATTTCATCATTAGAGTTATGTAAAGTTATCCTTAACTGAACAGAGTAAGTCAATCTTTAATAAAAGCCATTCCAAGTTGATATAttatgtacttttctttttaaaatttatttatttacttttatttttggctccgttgggtcttcgttactgtgcatgggctttttctctagttggggtgagcaggggctactctttgttgcagtgcgcgggcttctcattgtggtggcttctcttgttgcggagcatgggctccaggtgtgtgggcttcagtagttgcggcacacaggcttagttgctctgcggcatgtgggatcttccccagaccagggctcgaacctatgtcccttacactggcaggcagattctcaaccactgcaccaccagggaagtcctattatgtagttttctgttttatttttcttatttcatttttcaactgttcccccaccccaaaagtgtttgtatatacttttattttttgccgGATGACAGaaaggttagttttttttttaaggtttcattttaaagaatatatttttaagtaatagctataggaaataatattttacattctgaTATAAACTCCATTAATAGAGCTTCTCAGTATGtcttagaaacattttttctgcttccaaagaaataatgttttactgtgaaataaaacagtattaaaaaacacagtaggggacttccctggtggtccagtggttaagaatccaccttccaacacaggggatgcaggttcaatccctggttgggcaactaagcccacacgccgcaactagagatcccacgggccacaactagagagaagcccatgcgccacaataaAAGATACcatgtgctgggcttccctggtggcgcagtggttgagagtccgcctgccgatgcaggggacacgggttcgtgccccggtctgggaggatcccacatgccgcggagcggctgggcccgtgagccatggctgctgagcctgcgcgtccggagcctgtgctccgcaacgggagaggccacaacagtgagaggcctgcgtaccgcaaaaaaaaaaaaaaaaaaaaaagataccgtgtgctgcaactaagacccaatgcagccaaataaataaataaatattaaaaaaataaaactacgcAATAGCTTCATTTTTTGCTTCCTGGAATAATTTTACATTACATGTATTGAGTTAGACTTTCTATCTCAGTTTctataattacattattttaaacattaattctAATGTTTAGAATTAAagtttttctaatgttttttccTTCAAGAGTAGCTAGATATTTTCTGTCCTTGTAATGGTAATCCTTTTTCTGTCTGCAttgcgaggcttgtgggatctcagtttcctgaccagggattgaacctgggccccagcagtgaaagtgccgagtcctaaccactggaccgccggggaattcccacTTTTTTGACATTTAATGGAAAGAGttgaaagaagaatatttttgaaaagggCCAGAGAatcttttttcccaatttttccaaaatgaaaaagaattttttttaaaggaaattcacTAAAACATATGtaaacagacttagagaacgaacttatggttaccagggaggaagagtagaggggagggatagacttGGAGttcgggattgacatgtacacactggtatatttaaaatagataaccaacaaggacctactgtacagcaaagggaacgCTGCTCagtgttctgtaataacctaaataggaatagaatttgaaaaagaatagctacatgtatatgtataactgaatcattttgttgtacacctgaaactaacacaacattgttaatcagtggtgctccaatataagataaaattttttaaatgtaaacaatAAAAAGGTGTATAGAATGGAAAGTGATAGTTCCTAATTACAGTCCCCctttttagagaagagttaacagtTTGGTATTTACTCTTCTTTAATATCTTTGTACATCAAAACTTTTTTTGTATATCCACCTAAGCAATGTTTATAGCATCAGTATTATTAGGATATGCCATAATTATTTTACCAGTCTCctcttgatggatatttaggttgtttctacctgTTATTCACAATAACTATAATGAATGTCTTGTTTGAATCTTTGTGTCCACTTATTTCCATAgggtaaatttctagaaatggaacTTTTGGATCGCATGGGTATAACAAGTTTTTACTTTTGCCATATGTGGCAAGAATGCTGTCCTGAAGTGGTAATACTCTCTTCTTGACAgtgcttttattaatttctgatcAGCTTCTTTTGATAAGCATGCATCTATTGTTATGAGAAGTTGTTCATAGGAAGTCAAAACTTGAAAtgcaaggaatttaaaaaatgcatttattttgataaaagaaGCTGCACTATTAATCTCActattattttcagatttattatGTTAAATGTAGGCAGTTCAGTTTCAATTTTAATGTTATGAACACTTTAGTTTGTCCGTTGGTATTTTGCATTGGGATTTCAAGGGAAATTAATCATTAGAGATTATGTacattttcactgttttcttaattATCAAATGACCTTATctgactatatatatgtataatctcaTATTTGTAACAGTCATACATATGAATTGCTGATACCTTTGTAATTTTGTTCCTGCCTTATGAAAGCTAgctattttgaaatgtatttttgaaaatttatgtgCAGAACTAATTTGTCAGGCTTTTCAGTTTTAAAGAGATTTTGATGGATTGAAGGTTATGTAAGTTTTATAAGTCTGTATTATGAAAGCAGATACAAGTGTTTGTGCTGTAACTGCATGagcatatttgttttcttttcataggTATGCATTCCTCAGCAGCAACTGAGCTGTTTGTTACTGGACCTTTGCCAACCACTGGAGCACTTccaccctctgccctccctgctTATCAGCATCCCACCACCTTCAGCAATAGAAACTTTGCCACCACCTCACCTTTGGTGCTTCAGGATTCAACTTTTAACACTACATCCAATGGAATTTTAAATCCTCATGATCCTTTGCTGCAAATCAAGACTTCCCAGGGAACTGTTCCAACCGCTTTGGCATTTGAGCGCCTGGGCAGTTCTGCGATAAGTAACAGCATACCACCTCAGTCTTCAACATACCGCTCAGCTCAAGAGTCTGCACCCCATCTTTTACAACCTCAATTTAGTTTGTTGCCTTCAGCACTTGGAGGAGCCCAGCAAACTCCTCAAGCCTACGGTTCAACTCTCTTTACTAGTTCTACTGCTTCCATTGAAAGAGCTCTTCTTCGAGAATGTAGTGTTATTAAACACCATCAGCGGCCTTCAGGTACTCAGTCTATTCAGGCACAACTGACTGGTTCACAGCATTCCTTACACAGTTATCTATCAAATGCAAGTGTGGTTAATTTTCAGGAAACAAGCAGGCAGTCATCTTTATCCTGTAACCCAATTGGAGATTCTACTCAGGTGAGCAATGGAGGATTGCAACAGAAGACATCCCAGGTCTCAGTGGGACTTGCTCAGTCCTATTCATCTGCAATTCCATCATCAGGGTATCCTCCTTCTACTACAAAAGTAAAAAGCTGTTCTACAAAACAACCACTAACATCAGCCAAGTCCCCCAAACCTCAAAGTATAATTCCTCCTGTGCAAACACTAAGCTATTCCAAACCTTTACATAACCAGAGTTCTGTCATATCAGGCCAAGCACAAATTTATTCTACAGCGCAGCTACCAAGCCTTTTATCAGTTAGTCAGTCTCAAAATTATGGTTTAGTACAGCCACATAATGTGCCATCTATTGTTCATTCACATGTTTATAGGTCCAGCAAAGTTGAGAAGTTGCCATCTTTATATAAAACATTGACTTTTTCTGGGTCATCTCAGACTATAACTTCTGAAAATCCAACACTTAATTATTCTTCTGATCAGCAAGAGGTATTATCGTCAGTTACAAATGAGAATTACCCTGCTCAAACAAGAGATCTGTCTTCAGTTAGCCAGTCTCAGAGCTACTCATCTGGTCACTCTCAGGGTTTATCACCAGTTAGTCAGACACAGGTTAGCTACTCATCTCAGTCACAAGTTTTGTCAGTTGTTAGTCCTTCAGAAAGCTATGCTTCAGGGCAGTCCCTAACATTAACAGCCCCTTCTCTTTCTTATTCTTCTGCCTCTCGGGCTCAGAATATGCCAGATTCTAGCCCAACTCAGAATTATATTTCTATGCATTCTTCCCAAAATGCTCAGACTCAAGGGTCATCATCTCCCCAGTCCCAAAAGTTTTTGCCTGTTGTCCAGTCATCATCTTTTGCGTCTTCTACACATTGTCAGACATTACAGAATAACATACCTTCCCCTGATCCAAAGTCTTACGCTGAAAGAAAACTTGACTCAAATGTGTATACATCTTCAAAGCAAGGGGATGATTTTCCAATGCAAGAGTTACAGGTATTACAGCCGCAAGTATCTCTTGAGTCATCAACCCAAAGGCTATCTGATGGGGAAATTAATGTTCCAGAGTCAGCTTATAAGGTGTCAAAGACAGATGACAGATATTCCCAGAGCATAATCAGAAGTAATTCCCATCTTGAAGATCAAGTTGTTGGGATTGTTCTACAGGagtcaaaaaaagaagaaaacatagttggTTCAGTGGCACAGCTTAACCAACAAGTTGGCCAAGTCAATAATGCAGCAACCCTTGATATAAAGAAGACAACTAATTTAATGCAAACTCCACAAATAAGGTTGAATACTAAAGACCTAAACCAGCAGCATTCTCTTATACAGAAGGTACATGAAGCCAAGGTCCAGGAGCAGCATGATCAAATAATTAATGCCTCATCTCAGATTCAAATTCCAAATAATGCTTTAGGGCATGGCCATCAGGCATCTCTTCCTAATACACAGGTCCTTTTAGATTCTGCCTGTGATTTACAAATTCTTCAGCAGTCAATACTACAGGCCAGTTTAGGACAAGTAAAGGCATCTCTACAAGTACAGCGTGTTCAAAGTCCTCAACAAATAGTACATCCTTTCCTTCAAATGGATGGTCATATTATTCAGAGCAATGGCGATCATTCTCAGCAGCAACTCCATCCTCAAAATTCTGAAATTATGAAAATGGACCTCTCTGAGTCTTCAAAACCATTACAACAACATCTAACAACAAAGGGCCATTTTAGTGAAACAAATCAACATGATTCAAAGaatcattttgtttctcttggatCAATATGTTTCCCAGAGGCAATGCTCctcagtgatgaaagaaatattttatcaaatgtaGATGATATCTTAGCAGCTACAGCAGCAGCTTGTGGGGTCACACCTTCTGATTTTTCCAAGTCAACTTCAAATGAAACCATTCCTGCTGTTGAAGATGGTGATTCTAAATCTCATTTTCAGCAATCATTAGATGTCGGGCATGTGACGTCAGATTTTAACTCCATAGCAGCTACAGTAGGAAAGCCACCGAATATAAATGATATTTCCTTAAATGGAAATCAAGTTACTGTAAACCTTTCACCAGTACCTACTCTTCAGTCAAAGATGACTCTTGATCAACAGCACATTGAAACACCTGGTCAAACTAAAGCTTCTAAAGTAACTTCACCAGTGGTTGGGCCGGGTCATGAAGTCCAGGAGCAAAGTTCTGGCCCATTCAAGAAACAGTCTGCTACCAATCATGAACCTGAAGAAGATAGCGAAGTACCTGTTGATAGTACattaaataataacagaaatcaaGAGTTTGTTTCTAGTAGTAGAAGTATAAGTGGAGAGAGTGCTACATCGGAGAGTGAATTCACTTTAGGGGGTGATGACAGTGGTGTGTCAATGAACCCGACTAGGAGTACACTTGCACTGTTGGCCATGGCCCAACCTGGGGAGCCAATCAGCGTCAAGATTGAAGAGGAAAACCAAGATTTAATGCATTTTAACcttcagaagaagaaaactaaaggaaaaggGCAAACTAAAGAGGAAGacaacagtaatcaaaaacagCTGAAAAGACCCGCCCAAGGCAAACGCCAGAATCCAAGGGGAACAGATATATATTTGCCGTATACTCCCCCTTCCTCAGAAAGCTGCCATGATGGTTATCAGcatcaagaaaaaatgagacagaagaTCAAAGAAGTAGAGGAAAAACAGCCAGAAGTCAAAACCGGATTCATTGCCTCTTTCTTAGATTTTCTGAAATCTGGGCCCAAGCAGCAGTTTTCCACTCTTGCTGTACGAATGCCTAACAGGACTAGACGACCAGGAACCCAGACCGTTCGTACATTTTGTCCCCCACCACTTCCAAAGACTGCATGTGCAACACCCACACCTTTAGTGTCTGAAACTGGGGGTAACAGTCCGTCAGAAAAAGCTGATAACGAACTTAAAAACTCGGAACATTTATCTTCACTTTCTTCTGATGAAGATGATCCTGGAGTATGCAGTCGTGATATTTATAAAAGCACCTCCACTACCTTAAATACTTCGGATGCCACTtctgataaaaagaagaaaacaggtaaagttttaaaatttagattcatAATTATGGCTTTCCACTTTAATTTTTCTGGCTCTATACCAAGTTTTATGCTTTCTTAGCTTGAAGCAGGTCTGCATTTTTCAGGACAAAATGCATAGGTAGGTATCTCCTTATTAAATAAggagacttatttttttaaatgttccttgCCTATAGGAAAGTTCTGGGTTTTAGGCTGAGTAGTTCTGGTTTTTCTCAGCTTTTTACCACATGCAGCATCATTTACATAGTGCACTATCCAGACTTTTCTAACCTGAGACATCTTGAAGTGGCTTATGGATATGAGGCATTGTATTGAGGGCCATGTTGTTATATAAACTGGCATATTTTCTTGGTATGCTAATTTTGCCTAAAGATTAACATTTTACTATTAAGTATGGTTATTTTGTGTGCAGCATGCAGATTaatataattaagttaaaactttaaaaattttgtgctggggcttccctggtggcacagtggttgagagtccgcctgccgatgcaggggacacgggttcgtgccccggtccaggaagatcccacatgccgcggagcggctgggcccgtgagccgtggctgctgagcctaggcgtccggagcctgtgctccgcaacaggagaggccacaacagtgagaggcccgtgtaccacaaaaaaaaaaaaaaaaatttttgctggTTCCAAAATATATGCCCAAATCCTTGGGT contains:
- the QSER1 gene encoding glutamine and serine-rich protein 1 isoform X4, with protein sequence MDRNYATSGFADPPPPPAPPAAPANATAQPPAPAWAYEPRAAAAAAASSSSCSSGSSPSLKASLSYEEGHPSHSEADLLQRQTFAASHQLPGYAATPQPTGMHSSAATELFVTGPLPTTGALPPSALPAYQHPTTFSNRNFATTSPLVLQDSTFNTTSNGILNPHDPLLQIKTSQGTVPTALAFERLGSSAISNSIPPQSSTYRSAQESAPHLLQPQFSLLPSALGGAQQTPQAYGSTLFTSSTASIERALLRECSVIKHHQRPSGTQSIQAQLTGSQHSLHSYLSNASVVNFQETSRQSSLSCNPIGDSTQVSNGGLQQKTSQVSVGLAQSYSSAIPSSGYPPSTTKVKSCSTKQPLTSAKSPKPQSIIPPVQTLSYSKPLHNQSSVISGQAQIYSTAQLPSLLSVSQSQNYGLVQPHNVPSIVHSHVYRSSKVEKLPSLYKTLTFSGSSQTITSENPTLNYSSDQQEVLSSVTNENYPAQTRDLSSVSQSQSYSSGHSQGLSPVSQTQVSYSSQSQVLSVVSPSESYASGQSLTLTAPSLSYSSASRAQNMPDSSPTQNYISMHSSQNAQTQGSSSPQSQKFLPVVQSSSFASSTHCQTLQNNIPSPDPKSYAERKLDSNVYTSSKQGDDFPMQELQVLQPQVSLESSTQRLSDGEINVPESAYKVSKTDDRYSQSIIRSNSHLEDQVVGIVLQESKKEENIVGSVAQLNQQVGQVNNAATLDIKKTTNLMQTPQIRLNTKDLNQQHSLIQKVHEAKVQEQHDQIINASSQIQIPNNALGHGHQASLPNTQVLLDSACDLQILQQSILQASLGQVKASLQVQRVQSPQQIVHPFLQMDGHIIQSNGDHSQQQLHPQNSEIMKMDLSESSKPLQQHLTTKGHFSETNQHDSKNHFVSLGSICFPEAMLLSDERNILSNVDDILAATAAACGVTPSDFSKSTSNETIPAVEDGDSKSHFQQSLDVGHVTSDFNSIAATVGKPPNINDISLNGNQVTVNLSPVPTLQSKMTLDQQHIETPGQTKASKVTSPVVGPGHEVQEQSSGPFKKQSATNHEPEEDSEVPVDSTLNNNRNQEFVSSSRSISGESATSESEFTLGGDDSGVSMNPTRSTLALLAMAQPGEPISVKIEEENQDLMHFNLQKKKTKGKGQTKEEDNSNQKQLKRPAQGKRQNPRGTDIYLPYTPPSSESCHDGYQHQEKMRQKIKEVEEKQPEVKTGFIASFLDFLKSGPKQQFSTLAVRMPNRTRRPGTQTVRTFCPPPLPKTACATPTPLVSETGGNSPSEKADNELKNSEHLSSLSSDEDDPGVCSRDIYKSTSTTLNTSDATSDKKKKTEALQVATTSPTANTAGTATTSSTTVGAVKQEPLYSTSSAVNILENINSAEPPKSIEHDGLPSDQFAKGQDTVAIEGFTDEENTESGGEGQYRERDEFVVKIEDIETFKEALKAGKEPPAIWKVQKALLQKFVPEIRDGQREFAATNSYLGYFGDAKSKYKRIYVKFIENTNKKEYVRVCSKKPRNKPSQTIRTVQAKPSSSSKTSDAPTPKTTTTKAPSMKPKVKQLKVKAEPPPKKRKKWKEEFSSSQSDSSPEIHSSSSDDEEFNPPAPFVTRFLNTRAMKETFKSYMELLVSIALDPDTMQALEKSNDELLLPHMKKIDSMLNDNRKRLLLNLHLDQSFKNALESFPELTIITRDSKTKSGGSAISKIKMNGKAYNKKTLRTSKTTTKSAQEFAVDPEKIQLYSLYHSLHHYKYHVYLICKDEISSVQKKNEDLGQEEIVQLCMKNVKWVEDLFEKFGELLNHVQQKCS
- the QSER1 gene encoding glutamine and serine-rich protein 1 isoform X2, whose amino-acid sequence is MDRNYATSGFADPPPPPAPPAAPANATAQPPAPAWAYEPRAAAAAAASSSSCSSGSSPSLKASLSYEEGHPSHSEADLLQRQTFAASHQLPGYAATPQPTGLSGIFDTSVNNASTNTKESSVMNFLSAVESRTAQAASSGTTLLPQFRAPSWQTGMHSSAATELFVTGPLPTTGALPPSALPAYQHPTTFSNRNFATTSPLVLQDSTFNTTSNGILNPHDPLLQIKTSQGTVPTALAFERLGSSAISNSIPPQSSTYRSAQESAPHLLQPQFSLLPSALGGAQQTPQAYGSTLFTSSTASIERALLRECSVIKHHQRPSGTQSIQAQLTGSQHSLHSYLSNASVVNFQETSRQSSLSCNPIGDSTQVSNGGLQQKTSQVSVGLAQSYSSAIPSSGYPPSTTKVKSCSTKQPLTSAKSPKPQSIIPPVQTLSYSKPLHNQSSVISGQAQIYSTAQLPSLLSVSQSQNYGLVQPHNVPSIVHSHVYRSSKVEKLPSLYKTLTFSGSSQTITSENPTLNYSSDQQEVLSSVTNENYPAQTRDLSSVSQSQSYSSGHSQGLSPVSQTQVSYSSQSQVLSVVSPSESYASGQSLTLTAPSLSYSSASRAQNMPDSSPTQNYISMHSSQNAQTQGSSSPQSQKFLPVVQSSSFASSTHCQTLQNNIPSPDPKSYAERKLDSNVYTSSKQGDDFPMQELQVLQPQVSLESSTQRLSDGEINVPESAYKVSKTDDRYSQSIIRSNSHLEDQVVGIVLQESKKEENIVGSVAQLNQQVGQVNNAATLDIKKTTNLMQTPQIRLNTKDLNQQHSLIQKVHEAKVQEQHDQIINASSQIQIPNNALGHGHQASLPNTQVLLDSACDLQILQQSILQASLGQVKASLQVQRVQSPQQIVHPFLQMDGHIIQSNGDHSQQQLHPQNSEIMKMDLSESSKPLQQHLTTKGHFSETNQHDSKNHFVSLGSICFPEAMLLSDERNILSNVDDILAATAAACGVTPSDFSKSTSNETIPAVEDGDSKSHFQQSLDVGHVTSDFNSIAATVGKPPNINDISLNGNQVTVNLSPVPTLQSKMTLDQQHIETPGQTKASKVTSPVVGPGHEVQEQSSGPFKKQSATNHEPEEDSEVPVDSTLNNNRNQEFVSSSRSISGESATSESEFTLGGDDSGVSMNPTRSTLALLAMAQPGEPISVKIEEENQDLMHFNLQKKKTKGKGQTKEEDNSNQKQLKRPAQGKRQNPRGTDIYLPYTPPSSESCHDGYQHQEKMRQKIKEVEEKQPEVKTGFIASFLDFLKSGPKQQFSTLAVRMPNRTRRPGTQTVRTFCPPPLPKTACATPTPLVSETGGNSPSEKADNELKNSEHLSSLSSDEDDPGVCSRDIYKSTSTTLNTSDATSDKKKKTEALQVATTSPTANTAGTATTSSTTVGAVKQEPLYSTSSAVNILENINSAEPPKSIEHDGLPSDQFAKGQDTVAIEGFTDEENTESGGEGQYRERDEFVVKIEDIETFKEALKAGKEPPAIWKVQKALLQKFVPEIRDGQREFAATNSYLGYFGDAKSKYKRIYVKFIENTNKKEYVRVCSKKPRNKPSQTIRTVQAKPSSSSKTSDAPTPKTTTTKAPSMKPKVKQLKVKAEPPPKKRKKWKEEFSSSQSDSSPEIHSSSSDDEDELLLPHMKKIDSMLNDNRKRLLLNLHLDQSFKNALESFPELTIITRDSKTKSGGSAISKIKMNGKAYNKKTLRTSKTTTKSAQEFAVDPEKIQLYSLYHSLHHYKYHVYLICKDEISSVQKKNEDLGQEEIVQLCMKNVKWVEDLFEKFGELLNHVQQKCS